In a genomic window of Balaenoptera ricei isolate mBalRic1 chromosome 3, mBalRic1.hap2, whole genome shotgun sequence:
- the ARRDC2 gene encoding arrestin domain-containing protein 2 isoform X2: MLFDKVKALVVQLDGANAGAEPVFSGGQAVAGRVLLELAGSARVGALKLRARGRAHVHWTESRSAGSSTAYTQSYSERVEVVSHRATLLAPDTGEMTTLPPGRHEFPFSFQLPPTLVTSFEGKHGSVRYCIKATLHRPWVPARRARKVFTVIEPVDINTPALLAPQAGAREKIARSWYSNRGLVSLSAKIDRKGYTPGEVIPVFAEIDNGSTRPVLPRAAVVQTQTFMARGARKQKRAVVASLSGEPVGPGRRALWQGRALRIPPVGPSILHCRVLHVDYTLKVCVDIPGSSKLLLELPLVIGTIPLHPFGSRSSSVGSHASFLLDWGLGVLPERPEAPPEYSDVVADEEVAAMEQSPFRLLQDPDVGVEGPFFAYIQEFRYRPPPLYSEEDPNPPSEAMRPRCMTC; the protein is encoded by the exons ATGCTGTTCGACAAGGTGAAGGCGTTGGTGGTGCAACTGGATGGTGCGAACGCGGGCGCCGAGCCCGTGTTCAGCGGCGGCCAGGCGGTGGCCGGCCGGGTGCTGCTGGAGCTGGCGGGCTCGGCGCGCGTGGGCGCCCTGAAGCTGCGCGCGCGGGGTCGCGCCCACGTACACTGGACCGAGTCGCGCAGCGCAGGCTCGAGCACCGCGTACACGCAGAGCTACAGCGAGCGCGTAGAGGTTGTGAGCCACCGTGCCACACTACTCGCGCCAG ACACCGGAGAGATGACAACGCTGCCTCCTGGACGCCATGAGTTCCCATTCAGCTTCCAGCTGCCACC GACGCTAGTGACTTCATTTGAAGGCAAACATGGCAGCGTCCGATACTGCATCAAAGCCACCCTGCACCGGCCCTGGGTCCCTGCCCGCCGGGCAAGGAAGGTGTTTACTGTTATCGAGCCTGTGGACATCAACACACCGGCTCTGCTG gCCCCTCAAGCGGGAGCTCGGGAGAAGATCGCCCGATCCTGGTACAGTAACCGTGGCCTTGTCTCCCTCTCAGCCAAGATCGACCGCAAGGGCTATACACCAG GTGAGGTGATCCCCGTCTTCGCCGAGATCGACAACGGCTCCACGCGCCCAGTGCTGCCGCGGGCGGCCGTGGTCCAGACACAGACCTTCATGGCGCGAGGTGCCCGCAAACAGAAACGAGCAGTGGTGGCTAGTCTCTCAGGGGAGCCTGTGGGCCCCGGGCGGCGGGCACTGTGGCAGGGCCGGGCGCTGCGGATCCCTCCTGTGGGTCCCTCTATTCTGCACTGCCGCGTGCTACATGTGGACTACACGCTCAAG GTCTGCGTGGACATCCCGGGCTCATCCAAGCTGCTCTTGGAGCTGCCGCTGGTCATCGGCACCATCCCTTTGCATCCTTTCGGCAGCCGCTCGTCCAGCGTGGGCAGCCATGCCAGCTTCCTGCTGGACTGGGGACTGGGGGTCCTGCCAGAGCGACCTGAAG CGCCTCCCGAGTACTCAGATGTGGTGGCCGACGAGGAGGTGGCAGCCATGGAGCAGAGCCCCTTCCGACTACTGCAGGACCCTGACGTGGGTGTTGAAGGCCCCTTCTTTGCCTACATCCAGGAGTTCCGCTACCGCCCGCCACCCCTGTACTCTGAG GAGGATCCAAACCCACCCTCAGAGGCCATGAGGCCCCGCTGCATGACCTGCTGA
- the ARRDC2 gene encoding arrestin domain-containing protein 2 isoform X3 — protein sequence MRPGGVRSFALELARDPGGAYRGGERLCGRVVLETASPLRVTALEVAARGGAVTHWLEGRSVGVNAVSSDYAAAETYLRRRQLLLRDTGEMTTLPPGRHEFPFSFQLPPTLVTSFEGKHGSVRYCIKATLHRPWVPARRARKVFTVIEPVDINTPALLAPQAGAREKIARSWYSNRGLVSLSAKIDRKGYTPGEVIPVFAEIDNGSTRPVLPRAAVVQTQTFMARGARKQKRAVVASLSGEPVGPGRRALWQGRALRIPPVGPSILHCRVLHVDYTLKVCVDIPGSSKLLLELPLVIGTIPLHPFGSRSSSVGSHASFLLDWGLGVLPERPEAPPEYSDVVADEEVAAMEQSPFRLLQDPDVGVEGPFFAYIQEFRYRPPPLYSEEDPNPPSEAMRPRCMTC from the exons ATGCGCCCGGGGGGCGTGCGCAGCTTCGCGCTGGAGCTGGCCCGGGACCCGGGCGGCGCGTACCGCGGTGGGGAGCGCCTGTGCGGCCGGGTGGTGCTGGAGACGGCGTCGCCGCTGCGGGTGACAGCTCTCGAGGTGGCGGCGCGCGGCGGGGCGGTCACCCACTGGCTCGAGGGCCGAAGCGTGGGTGTAAATGCGGTGTCCAGCGACTACGCGGCCGCCGAGACATACCTGCGGCGGCGGCAGCTGCTGCTCCGAG ACACCGGAGAGATGACAACGCTGCCTCCTGGACGCCATGAGTTCCCATTCAGCTTCCAGCTGCCACC GACGCTAGTGACTTCATTTGAAGGCAAACATGGCAGCGTCCGATACTGCATCAAAGCCACCCTGCACCGGCCCTGGGTCCCTGCCCGCCGGGCAAGGAAGGTGTTTACTGTTATCGAGCCTGTGGACATCAACACACCGGCTCTGCTG gCCCCTCAAGCGGGAGCTCGGGAGAAGATCGCCCGATCCTGGTACAGTAACCGTGGCCTTGTCTCCCTCTCAGCCAAGATCGACCGCAAGGGCTATACACCAG GTGAGGTGATCCCCGTCTTCGCCGAGATCGACAACGGCTCCACGCGCCCAGTGCTGCCGCGGGCGGCCGTGGTCCAGACACAGACCTTCATGGCGCGAGGTGCCCGCAAACAGAAACGAGCAGTGGTGGCTAGTCTCTCAGGGGAGCCTGTGGGCCCCGGGCGGCGGGCACTGTGGCAGGGCCGGGCGCTGCGGATCCCTCCTGTGGGTCCCTCTATTCTGCACTGCCGCGTGCTACATGTGGACTACACGCTCAAG GTCTGCGTGGACATCCCGGGCTCATCCAAGCTGCTCTTGGAGCTGCCGCTGGTCATCGGCACCATCCCTTTGCATCCTTTCGGCAGCCGCTCGTCCAGCGTGGGCAGCCATGCCAGCTTCCTGCTGGACTGGGGACTGGGGGTCCTGCCAGAGCGACCTGAAG CGCCTCCCGAGTACTCAGATGTGGTGGCCGACGAGGAGGTGGCAGCCATGGAGCAGAGCCCCTTCCGACTACTGCAGGACCCTGACGTGGGTGTTGAAGGCCCCTTCTTTGCCTACATCCAGGAGTTCCGCTACCGCCCGCCACCCCTGTACTCTGAG GAGGATCCAAACCCACCCTCAGAGGCCATGAGGCCCCGCTGCATGACCTGCTGA
- the ARRDC2 gene encoding arrestin domain-containing protein 2 isoform X1, whose amino-acid sequence MLFDKVKALVVQLDGANAGAEPVFSGGQAVAGRVLLELAGSARVGALKLRARGRAHVHWTESRSAGSSTAYTQSYSERVEVVSHRATLLAPDTGEMTTLPPGRHEFPFSFQLPPTLVTSFEGKHGSVRYCIKATLHRPWVPARRARKVFTVIEPVDINTPALLAPQAGAREKIARSWYSNRGLVSLSAKIDRKGYTPGEVIPVFAEIDNGSTRPVLPRAAVVQTQTFMARGARKQKRAVVASLSGEPVGPGRRALWQGRALRIPPVGPSILHCRVLHVDYTLKVEYPRGLGWLRLLCPPGWGSPRPPSRPPVEGGCGRGCLGTLCHGSFLQVCVDIPGSSKLLLELPLVIGTIPLHPFGSRSSSVGSHASFLLDWGLGVLPERPEAPPEYSDVVADEEVAAMEQSPFRLLQDPDVGVEGPFFAYIQEFRYRPPPLYSEEDPNPPSEAMRPRCMTC is encoded by the exons ATGCTGTTCGACAAGGTGAAGGCGTTGGTGGTGCAACTGGATGGTGCGAACGCGGGCGCCGAGCCCGTGTTCAGCGGCGGCCAGGCGGTGGCCGGCCGGGTGCTGCTGGAGCTGGCGGGCTCGGCGCGCGTGGGCGCCCTGAAGCTGCGCGCGCGGGGTCGCGCCCACGTACACTGGACCGAGTCGCGCAGCGCAGGCTCGAGCACCGCGTACACGCAGAGCTACAGCGAGCGCGTAGAGGTTGTGAGCCACCGTGCCACACTACTCGCGCCAG ACACCGGAGAGATGACAACGCTGCCTCCTGGACGCCATGAGTTCCCATTCAGCTTCCAGCTGCCACC GACGCTAGTGACTTCATTTGAAGGCAAACATGGCAGCGTCCGATACTGCATCAAAGCCACCCTGCACCGGCCCTGGGTCCCTGCCCGCCGGGCAAGGAAGGTGTTTACTGTTATCGAGCCTGTGGACATCAACACACCGGCTCTGCTG gCCCCTCAAGCGGGAGCTCGGGAGAAGATCGCCCGATCCTGGTACAGTAACCGTGGCCTTGTCTCCCTCTCAGCCAAGATCGACCGCAAGGGCTATACACCAG GTGAGGTGATCCCCGTCTTCGCCGAGATCGACAACGGCTCCACGCGCCCAGTGCTGCCGCGGGCGGCCGTGGTCCAGACACAGACCTTCATGGCGCGAGGTGCCCGCAAACAGAAACGAGCAGTGGTGGCTAGTCTCTCAGGGGAGCCTGTGGGCCCCGGGCGGCGGGCACTGTGGCAGGGCCGGGCGCTGCGGATCCCTCCTGTGGGTCCCTCTATTCTGCACTGCCGCGTGCTACATGTGGACTACACGCTCAAGGTAGAGTATCCTCGGGGGCTGGGGTGGCTGCGTCTGCTCTGTCCTCCAGGCTGGgggtccccccgccccccatcaagGCCTCCTGTAGAAGGAGGGTGTGGCCGAGGCTGCCTGGGCACCCTCTGTCATGGCTCCTTCCTCCAGGTCTGCGTGGACATCCCGGGCTCATCCAAGCTGCTCTTGGAGCTGCCGCTGGTCATCGGCACCATCCCTTTGCATCCTTTCGGCAGCCGCTCGTCCAGCGTGGGCAGCCATGCCAGCTTCCTGCTGGACTGGGGACTGGGGGTCCTGCCAGAGCGACCTGAAG CGCCTCCCGAGTACTCAGATGTGGTGGCCGACGAGGAGGTGGCAGCCATGGAGCAGAGCCCCTTCCGACTACTGCAGGACCCTGACGTGGGTGTTGAAGGCCCCTTCTTTGCCTACATCCAGGAGTTCCGCTACCGCCCGCCACCCCTGTACTCTGAG GAGGATCCAAACCCACCCTCAGAGGCCATGAGGCCCCGCTGCATGACCTGCTGA